From the genome of Streptococcus marmotae, one region includes:
- a CDS encoding DnaD domain protein, whose amino-acid sequence MAQKRMFNKTITNSDKFLELPLSTQALYFHLNMNADDDGFIDNAKTIKRMIGASDLDLKMLVEQNFLILFNSGIIVVKDWRIHNTIRNDRYNKTVYAEEFKQLQIAESKEYQGFEESGNRLATVWKPSGTQLATQKRIEENRIDKNRLDEDREEKDRVDTPSLVIVNHCQSHGLFVDGPQLQMLMDFHTLDGMNVDVICRAVTEAADNNKRNLKYILAILRNWKAGGILTLAQVEDRERQRVESKAKSFQGGNSPNLKQTNVPEWSTKPPKTGITAEGQAELQKLVAELEELENG is encoded by the coding sequence ATGGCGCAAAAAAGAATGTTCAATAAGACCATTACTAATTCCGATAAATTCTTAGAATTGCCGTTAAGCACACAAGCCCTCTATTTTCATCTCAATATGAATGCTGATGACGATGGTTTTATCGATAATGCTAAAACTATTAAGCGAATGATTGGGGCGAGTGATTTGGATTTAAAAATGTTAGTTGAGCAAAATTTTTTGATTCTTTTTAATAGCGGAATTATAGTAGTCAAGGATTGGCGGATACATAATACCATTAGGAACGACCGCTATAATAAAACGGTATATGCAGAAGAATTTAAACAATTGCAAATCGCTGAAAGCAAGGAATACCAAGGGTTTGAGGAGTCTGGCAACCGTTTGGCAACCGTTTGGAAACCGTCTGGCACCCAATTGGCAACCCAGAAGAGAATAGAAGAGAATAGAATAGATAAGAATAGATTAGATGAGGATAGAGAAGAGAAGGACAGAGTAGATACTCCCTCGCTCGTCATCGTCAATCATTGTCAAAGTCATGGATTGTTCGTAGATGGACCACAGCTTCAAATGCTAATGGATTTTCACACGCTTGATGGTATGAATGTCGATGTCATTTGTAGAGCTGTTACAGAAGCGGCAGACAATAACAAACGAAATCTAAAATATATCTTGGCTATCTTACGGAACTGGAAAGCAGGTGGAATCCTGACGTTGGCTCAAGTTGAGGATAGGGAGCGACAGAGAGTTGAGTCAAAAGCTAAGTCTTTCCAAGGCGGAAACAGCCCTAACTTGAAACAAACCAACGTCCCTGAATGGTCTACCAAGCCGCCCAAGACTGGGATAACGGCAGAAGGTCAAGCGGAGTTGCAGAAGTTGGTTGCAGAGCTTGAGGAGCTGGAAAATGGATAA
- a CDS encoding siphovirus Gp157 family protein, with translation MAYLYELEGIYAQLQEMELDDETFRDTLESLDFQGQLEVNIEYFVKMMKNSLADAEIYKAEASKFTEKRKQAEQKAERYKGIIKNAMKLSQVKKVETELFKVSVSDRKTVQIVDETKIPLQYMKEKIEYTPIKADIKKALEAGEVIEGAEFGYSESVVVK, from the coding sequence ATGGCTTATTTGTATGAACTAGAAGGAATTTATGCTCAGTTGCAAGAGATGGAGCTTGACGATGAGACGTTTCGTGATACTCTAGAGAGCCTTGATTTTCAAGGGCAGCTGGAAGTTAATATCGAGTATTTTGTCAAAATGATGAAGAATAGCTTGGCTGATGCGGAAATTTACAAGGCGGAAGCAAGCAAATTCACTGAAAAACGCAAGCAAGCGGAGCAGAAGGCAGAACGTTACAAGGGAATCATCAAGAATGCGATGAAGCTGTCGCAGGTCAAAAAGGTCGAGACGGAGTTGTTCAAGGTTTCCGTCAGCGATCGAAAGACGGTGCAGATTGTGGATGAGACGAAGATTCCGTTGCAGTACATGAAGGAGAAAATTGAGTATACACCAATCAAGGCAGATATCAAAAAGGCGCTTGAAGCTGGAGAGGTGATTGAAGGTGCAGAATTTGGGTATTCGGAAAGCGTGGTGGTTAAATGA
- a CDS encoding ERF family protein, which translates to MTFEELQKKMQIAKTKQGDVKYAFRNAEQIETHFKKVSSGWVLTFEDALQEMAGRIFYIAKVIVQKDSEKYSSQGIAELGEVPVLTTKTGKTIQQMQIPQWTGAVGSYARKYALQGVFAMGEEDVDSFQKIGVDELNEITDRLESKCDTEEKMQEAVAWICEKNGILKLEDLTMNQYQAVLGLIAKLGNKKKVDKQE; encoded by the coding sequence ATGACTTTTGAAGAGTTGCAAAAGAAGATGCAGATAGCAAAAACAAAGCAGGGTGATGTCAAGTATGCGTTTAGGAATGCGGAACAGATTGAGACGCATTTTAAGAAAGTATCATCTGGTTGGGTATTAACGTTTGAAGATGCGTTGCAAGAAATGGCTGGACGAATTTTTTATATCGCTAAAGTGATTGTGCAGAAAGATTCGGAGAAATACAGTAGTCAAGGCATTGCGGAATTGGGAGAAGTTCCAGTATTGACGACTAAAACGGGAAAAACCATTCAGCAAATGCAGATTCCGCAGTGGACGGGAGCTGTTGGCTCATACGCAAGGAAGTATGCATTGCAGGGTGTGTTTGCGATGGGAGAAGAGGATGTGGATTCTTTTCAAAAAATTGGCGTAGATGAGCTAAATGAAATAACAGACCGTTTAGAAAGTAAATGCGATACAGAAGAAAAAATGCAAGAAGCGGTCGCTTGGATTTGTGAAAAAAATGGCATTTTAAAGTTAGAAGATTTGACGATGAACCAGTATCAAGCGGTGTTGGGACTTATCGCTAAACTCGGAAATAAAAAGAAAGTGGATAAACAAGAATGA